The following proteins come from a genomic window of Miscanthus floridulus cultivar M001 chromosome 2, ASM1932011v1, whole genome shotgun sequence:
- the LOC136538579 gene encoding transcription factor CSA-like: MESGSSVRYGHQEVAAGGVHPGNGAHQVIPGAGMTMPPGMASLLVGRLGMQAPRGMALPGGALTSAGYGGIMSSALRAAWSGAQQKQPQQPQQAGGGNGGYRAHQHKGPWTEAEDVILREMVMRHGDRKWAVISQSLPGRVGKQCRERWTNHLRPDLKKSVWTEEDDMALIKAHKRCGNHWSNIATFLPGRSENAVKNHWNATKRSLKAKRRLKKKNIAQQVPPGQWSILEEYIRSVYPDLADGAAPTPPPEEDSPPSSYNNLGSYSYGGEVISTPQSSAAAAAAAAAAAAPPGSAFDQLTAMGLYLGASSSSAPPSANLGAMNSDAVAPFLQLDLNTYYGAAPTMQLMAPMGPHMMEHDHHHHHQAAASYAAANLITYPFVDNMMWHSPFAAHHASSTYGGDAGGAGPSNAGGAAVPDDVDVVQMASREFLTPSEDEVTLDLARFH, from the exons ATGGAGTCCGGGAGCTCGGTGCGTTATGGCCACCAGGAGGTGGCGGCTGGCGGCGTGCACCCAGGTAACGGCGCTCATCAGGTGATCCCGGGCGCGGGCATGACGATGCCCCCCGGCATGGCCTCTCTCCTGGTCGGCCGCCTCGGCATGCAGGCGCCGCGTGGCATGGCGCTGCCCGGAGGAGCCCTGACATCCGCCGGGTACGGTGGCATCATGTCCAGCGCTCTGCGCGCCGCCTGGAGTGGGGCTCAGCAGAAGCAGCCGCAGCAGCCCCAACAAGCGGGCGGCGGCAACGGCGGCTACAGGGCGCACCAGCACAAGGGACCCTGGACCGAGGCGGAGGACGT AATCCTCAGGGAGATGGTGATGAGGCACGGCGACCGGAAGTGGGCGGTGATATCGCAGTCCCTCCCCGGCCGGGTGGGCAAGCAGTGCCGCGAGAGATGGACCAACCACCTGCGCCCGGACCTCAAG AAGAGCGTGTGGACCGAAGAGGACGACATGGCGCTGATCAAGGCGCACAAGCGCTGCGGCAACCACTGGTCGAACATCGCCACTTTCCTCCCGGGGCGCTCGGAGAACGCCGTGAAGAACCACTGGAATGCCACCAAGCGAAGCCTCAAGGCCAAGCGCCGCCTCAAGAAGAAGAACATCGCGCAGCAGGTGCCTCCCGGCCAGTGGTCCATCCTCGAAGAGTACATCCGCAGCGTGTACCCTGACCTCGCCGACGGCGCCGCCCCGACCCCGCCGCCGGAGGAGGATTCCCCTCCGTCGTCCTACAACAACCTTGGGTCGTACTCGTACGGCGGCGAGGTGATCAGCACTCCACAATcctctgctgctgccgccgccgccgccgccgctgcggcgGCACCGCCCGGCAGCGCCTTCGACCAACTGACTGCGATGGGGCTGTACCTGggcgcgtcgtcgtcgtccgcgcCGCCGTCGGCCAACCTGGGCGCGATGAACTCCGACGCCGTGGCGCCGTTCCTGCAGCTGGACCTCAACACCTACTACGGCGCCGCGCCGACAATGCAGCTCATGGCTCCGATGGGGCCGCACATGATGGAGCatgatcaccaccaccaccaccaggctGCTGCTTCCTACGCCGCCGCCAACCTGATCACCTACCCCTTCGTCGACAACATGATGTGGCACTCGCCGTTCGCTGCCCACCATGCCAGCTCCACCTACGGCGGCGACGCAGGAGGTGCCGGCCCCAGCAATGCAGGAGGTGCCGCCGTTCCGGACGACGTCGACGTCGTTCAGATGGCCTCCAGGGAGTTCCTGACGCCGTCTGAGGACGAGGTCACTCTCGACCTGGCCAGGTTCCATTGA